One Benincasa hispida cultivar B227 chromosome 5, ASM972705v1, whole genome shotgun sequence genomic window carries:
- the LOC120077683 gene encoding 7-deoxyloganetin glucosyltransferase-like encodes MGSLSKVDEEKQHQQPHAVLVPHPTQGHISPMLKLAKLLHYKGFHITFVNTEYNHRRLLKSRGPNSLDGLPDFHFRAIPDGLPPSDANATQHVSSLCYSTSHNCLAPFCNLISEINSSGDVPSVSCIIGDGIMTFTIFAARQFGIPIAMFWTASACGCLGYMQYTKLIQQDFVPFKDEEFLTNGHLETTIEWVSPMPKIRLRDIPSFIRTTDKNDIMLNFYIQQFETLPQANAIIINTFDSLEHHVLEALSTKFPPIYPIGPINTLVAELIHDEKVKDIHSNLWMEQSECTKWLDSKKPNTVVYANFGSNTTMSHHHLIEFAWGLANSGKPFLWIVRPDLVEGETAVLPAEFVAVTEGRGMLGNWCNQEEVLKHPAVGGFLTHSGWNSTLESIVGGVAMISWPFFSEQHMNSRYCETEWGIGLEIGSDVKREEVEKLVRQLMEGEKGEAMRENAKEWKRKAEEACNKIGGSSSTNLDRVISDVLLMNSVQK; translated from the exons ATGGGTTCTCTTTCCAAAGTAGATGAAGAGAAACAACACCAACAACCCCATGCGGTGCTTGTCCCACACCCAACTCAAGGCCACATAAGTCCAATGCTAAAGCTTGCTAAACTCCTTCACTACAAAGGCTTTCACATAACTTTTGTCAACACAGAATATAACCATAGACGCCTCCTTAAATCTCGAGGCCCTAACTCTTTGGACGGTTTGCCCGACTTTCACTTCAGAGCCATTCCCGACGGCCTCCCACCATCCGACGCCAATGCCACCCAACATGTTTCCTCACTCTGCTATTCCACCTCCCACAATTGCTTGGCCCCATTTTGCAACCTCATTTCAGAGATCAACTCAAGTGGCGACGTTCCGTCCGTGTCGTGTATTATTGGCGATGGGATCATGACTTTCACCATTTTCGCCGCCCGCCAGTTCGGTATTCCGATCGCCATGTTTTGGACAGCCAGTGCTTGTGGGTGCCTTGGATATATGCAGTATACCAAGCTTATTCAACAAGACTTCGTTCCTTTTAAAG ATGAAGAGTTCTTGACAAATGGACATCTAGAAACAACAATTGAATGGGTCTCACCGATGCCAAAAATCCGTTTGAGAGATATTCCAAGCTTCATTAGAACAACCGACAAAAATGACATAATGCTCAACTTTTACATCCAACAATTCGAAACACTCCCCCAAGCCAATGCAATAATCATAAACACATTCGATTCCTTAGAACACCATGTTTTGGAAGCACTTTCCACCAAGTTCCCTCCCATTTACCCGATTGGTCCAATCAACACATTAGTTGCTGAGTTAATCCACGATGAGAAAGTGAAAGACATCCATTCAAATCTATGGATGGAGCAATCAGAATGCACGAAATGGCTTGATTCAAAAAAGCCCAACACAGTGGTTTATGCCAACTTTGGAAGCAACACCACCATGTCCCATCATCACTTGATCGAATTTGCGTGGGGACTCGCCAACAGTGGGAAGCCGTTCTTATGGATCGTAAGGCCGGATCTGGTGGAAGGGGAGACAGCGGTGTTGCCGGCGGAGTTTGTGGCGGTGACAGAAGGAAGAGGGATGCTGGGGAATTGGTGTAACCAAGAAGAGGTTTTGAAGCATCCTGCAGTAGGAGGGTTTTTGACGCATAGTGGATGGAACTCGACGCTGGAGAGCATTGTGGGAGGAGTGGCCATGATATCGTGGCCGTTCTTTTCGGAGCAACATATGAATAGTCGTTATTGTGAGACAGAGTGGGGAATTGGATTAGAGATTGGGAGTGATGTGAAGAGGGAGGAAGTGGAGAAGCTTGTGAGACAGTTGATGGAAGGAGAAAAGGGTGAAGCCATGAGGGAAAATGCCAAAGAGTGGAAGAGGAAGGCGGAGGAGGCTTGTAATAAAATTGGTGGGTCATCTTCTACAAACTTGGATCGAGTCATTTCTGATGTTCTTCTCATGAATAGCGTCCAAAAATAG